From the genome of Rhizobacter sp. AJA081-3:
GCGCGATCCGGTGGTACGCGAGCGATTCCAGCCGCCCGGCCAGAACAAGGATCGCGGCCGCGACGATCACCCGAACCAGGGGCGCAACAAGTAGCCCTGCGGGCCCTGCCGAACCTCCCCGATGTCCCACCCCCACCCAGGAGAGTCACCATGACCTCACGCCATTTCGCCGCTGCTTCGCTGACCGCTTTCGTCCTTCTCGCGGGGACTGGCTGCGCCGTCACGCGCGGCCAGGAAACCGTCGGCGCCTATGTGGACGACGCGACCATCACCACGCAGGTGAAGAGCCGCTTCATCGAGAACAAGGATGTCGACGCCGCGTCGATCCGCGTCGAGACGCTGAACGGCACGGTGATGCTCTCGGGCTTCGCCAAGAACGCCACCGAGAAGGGCACGGCCGAGGCCATTGCGCGCAAGGTCAACGGCGTGAAGATGGTCAAGAACGAAATCGCCATCCGGCCCTGAGCCGATCGCGGCAAGACATG
Proteins encoded in this window:
- a CDS encoding BON domain-containing protein — translated: MTSRHFAAASLTAFVLLAGTGCAVTRGQETVGAYVDDATITTQVKSRFIENKDVDAASIRVETLNGTVMLSGFAKNATEKGTAEAIARKVNGVKMVKNEIAIRP